The Perognathus longimembris pacificus isolate PPM17 chromosome 12, ASM2315922v1, whole genome shotgun sequence genome includes the window CCCAAAGATGAGCTAGTCAGGCAACCATGAGGCTGGGGACAGCCCAGCCTGCAGCCACTGCGTGAGGGAGCccgccctgggggtgggggggctttctAGGGTGCTCGGTTCCCGGGACCCAGGGAAGGCTGGCTCTCTTAAGAGGCTAAGGCACCCTAAGGGGCAGCAAGCTGGGGGCCCAGGGAGTTTAACAAGCCAGGAGCAAGGTCCAGCACCCATCTCCCAAGGCCACCGGTCTCTGAGCACTATAAATCATTTCAGACTCAccttcttcatctctaaaatgggaATGAGGAGGGCTAAGAGCAGATGGCTTATACCTGGAATCCAAGCTATTTAGAAGGGATTGGATTCAAGGTCACCTTGGGCTATATATTAACAAGACCCTTGGTTcaccccagctatgtgggaggtgcAGGCTGGAGGATGGAGATCTAAGGTCGGCCCTTAGAAAGACTCTGTCTGAACAGTGAAGAAAGCAGTAAGGGCTGGAGGCACAgaacaagtggtaaagcacctgcctggcaaactGCAAGCTCTTGAGCTCAATTCCCAGTGCTACCAAAaatgctgctactgctgctgctactactactactaatggAGATGATGGCACCCATGTTGCAGGGATGGGCTTAGTTATTTATTACAGTAAGTACTTTAATCGGTTAGTACAGGCATATGGAACATCTACTGGGTGCTGAGTGCCAATGCCATTTACGAAGGAGGCCGCCATCTTGGAGATGAGATAGCGCAGCTTGAGAAGCCCTGGTGGCTGGGTCAGAGGATCCAGGAAGCCCCCAGAAGCAGTGGTGGTGAGGCTGAGTTTCTCTTGTGCGAAAGCGGCTCAGTTGAAAGTCAAGGGCAGGCACTGTCACCCAGGCTTCACCACTCCAGGGTTCTGAGGCATGGGGGCAGGCTAGCTTGAGGTTGGAGAGCTAGCCCAGGGTGACGTCACTCCCAGGTTCCCCCTGTGGGTGCTGGGTATCCTCTCTTACCACCCAGAGGGCCGGGACTTGGATAGATCACAAGCTCCTCCAGTCACCTAATTGTGGATGACAGGTAATTCCCAGCTTGTGGCTACAAAAAGCAAAGCTGTGGAGCCTTGTGACTAAATCTCAGTGTTGGAGAATCATTTTTGTTTCCCCCAGGGTGAGTTTCAAGGAGAATGAATGGAGCCTACTGAGTACACGTTTAACTTTGAAAGAAACTGCTGATTTGTtgtccatttgttgttgttgttttgtcttgtgaGATGCAGGGTCCTGTTGTGTTGtgtaggctggtcttgaactcatggattCACCtggatcttcctacctcagcctcccaagcggCTGAGACTATAGGTGTGCACCCAGTGTGGTAGCAGTATTTTATAGTGCTCCAGTGTCAGGAAGGTGTATGTGTGCCACCTGTAGGGCTTGGACACTGGGTGTGCTCAGTCTTTCAGCTTTAGTCATTCTCAGAGGTGTGTCATGAGTCTCACCATGACATGTAGTTTATGTCTCTCCAGGGATTAATGATACTGGCCATCTTCTAATGTGCTTATTTGGCATCTGTGTATCTGTGATGAAGTATCTGTCCAAATATGTTATCCATTTTTAATAACTTCTTATTATTGAGTTCTGAGAGCTCTGCCCATATTCTGGATATACCCTACCTTTTTTGTATGGtatgagaatcgaacccaggcaccCACATATGCCAGACATATGATTCTCTGCTATACTCGTTCTTAGCCCTGGGATATAGATTCCATATCAGAGGTATGACTTGCTAATCTTTTCTCCAAGTCTGTGACTCTCTTTTGATTCTTGGCAATGTCTTCTAATAGCAAAAGTTCTTTAATTCCCATGACATTCAgtgtatccatttatttattttctgggttATCCTTTTAGAATCACATTGAAGAAACCTACAACCCAAGGTTGTAAAGGTCAAAGGTTAGctcaatttatttattgattgattgattgattgattgctgatactggtgcttgaactcagggcctggatgctgcccctgagttttttcgctcaagggctggcattctatcacttaagccacagctccacttctggcttttttggtggttaattggagataaaatctcatggtcttcccttccttggctggcttccaaccatgatcctcagagcttagcctcctgaatagctaggattacaggtgtgaggcaccagtgtctGGTCCAAtatattcattctttatttttgttgttgttgcttatgggccttgaactcaggcctaggcactgtctctgagctttttctgttcaaagctagcactctaccactttgagccacagctccacttccagttttctggtgattaattggagataggagtctcatggacttccttgcctgggctgtctttgaactgcgatctttaggtctcagcttcctgagcagctaggatttcaggcacgaGCCATCAGCATTTGGCTCCAATATATGCATTCTTAAAAGTCCAAAGGTTTAATAACTGGAGGCGAGGAGCACCCATTGTTTGGGTTGCCTTTATATAACTCGGTTGCAACGGCTGGCGCTGTGTGAGCGGATTTCCGTTGTCCTTATTTGAATACTTTCCCCTGGCTGCCCCCAACATGTAGGCGTCAGGCTTAATAGGAAAACCAGATGCCTTTGTTCCCTTTCAGCTTTCTTTCCTGGCAAGCCGACAGTTCcagggaggaaaaagagagaggaaatgggGACCCATCCCAGAAGGAACTTCCGCAGAGAATGGCCATCTTGAACcagaaagaaatgtcaaaaagATGGAAAACTTTTCCAGCCAGGAAATCCTGAGGTCTCCCTCTCCCACCGGTAGCGGTGGCCTGGAGAGCAATCAGGCGGCCATCTTTTGGAATGCATTCCCTTGGGCGCATGACGACAGGCACAGGGGTTCCCAGGCTAGCCCATACCTCCTGTGGCTCCCATCATGTGTCGGTAGCAGTGGTGAGATTGGCTTGTTTGGGGGTTGGTTTCACTGGAACCAGTTCCTGGTTGGTGCTCTGGACATAACATCTGTGGAGTGATTGGGCTGATGGGGCAATGTGACTGTAGGAGAGACCTGAGCTTAAACAGCTCGGCTAATCCCCATCAAGGGGTCCTCAGGAGCTGGAAGCTTTCAACAGGAAGGCTCCTGGCTGCTGGGGAAATGAGCACTTGGGGCCTGGGGTGGTGTCTTGGCTCTTCACTGTTCTGGTTCAGATCCCCGTCATCTAGTCTAGACAGCAAGAACACGCCTGCAGAAAGCATTGCCTTTCCCCAGCAGAGCAAGAATAATGATCTCACCGTGAGCTTGTCAGCTCCTGGAAGGATGTTTTCTGGGCCTTTGGTAAGACTGGTATATGCCCGGCTGTGAGCAGGGCTCAGCCTCTGAGGTCAGGATCCCTGCCCTACCCCGGCCTTGGTCAGTTTCCTGCAGAGGTGGAGCGGAATACAGACTGGCCCGGGCTTCCTGGGTCCACTGGACAACAGTGTACAAGTGATAGGCATTCAGTAGAAGCTACACTTCCATTTTTCAATTCTTGTGTTTttcctgtgtgtgagtgtgtgtgtgtggggggggggggagtgctagtcctgggccttgaactcagggtctaagcactgtccctgagctcttttgctcacagaTAGAGCTCTATCATTGGAGCTACAGATTCACTTCCCGCTAAGAGCAACCCCCAAGTGGTGGCTCAGATAGAGttattagtttgtttgttttgttttgttttttgccagtcatggagcttgaactcaaggcctgagcactgtccctggcttctttttgctcaaggctagcactctaccacttgagccacagcaccacttctggctttttccatatatgtggtgctgaggaattgaacctagggcttcatgtatatgaagcaagcactctacgactaggccatattcccagccccagatagagTTATTAGAATACACTTTTAACTCTCCAATGTAGGATGTGAGTTCATTGGTGAATCTGTTGGGGCATCTTCTGGAAATGAGGAGACCCTTTTAGCCCCAGGATGCCTGGTAAGGTCTGATCCCTCCTGAGTCAGACATTAGGCCTCACTGTAAGATTTCAGGAGAGTCAGAAGGGGTCAGCTAAGGGGATGGAGAAAACCTGTTTTCTCCCAGGAAGTCCATTTGTAACATCCCAAGTCCTTGCTTGTGCCACTGAGAAATTACAGGACACAGAGTGGTGATTGGGTCTGTACAGTCTCACCTCCATCGGGTAGGGGCTAGGCAGGGAGAGGTCAGACACTTCCTTCAAATCCCAGGCTCATCTCAGAACTCCAGAGACACTCCAGCCAGGCCCCATTCTGTCTAGCTAGTTGTTTGGGAAAGACAGTTGTCCAGATAAGGCAACAGCAGATAAAGTCTAGCAAGAGCACATTCTGCAGGTCACTCTTGCAGCTGCACCTCTGGGCTCACCCATCCGCAAGGAGAGAGATTGTTTCTCCTGCATGCTGCTGTGCAAGCCCCACTGTCTACCATGGCACAGAAGCTTTCCCGGGGGCTTTCTGGGCCTCCTTGGAGAAGAAAAGCAACAAATGGCTCTACACCTTTGCCTCCTAGGCCACACTCAGTATGCCTTTGCAATCTagacattttacttttcttttatttccccttcccttccttccccttcccttccttttcccttcccctttcctttcatttttctcccctttccctttcccttccctttcatttccccattccgttcctcttccccttccctgcctcttcccttctttttctttcttttctgttctagcAGTCCCAGGGATTGAACCATCCATAGCCTCTCACTTACTAGCCTACCTCTtgagtcctttttgtttttgttctgttcttgAGATAGGGTCACACTAACTTTGCCCCAGCTAGCCTCAAAGTCATCATCCTCCAGTCTACCTCCTCCTTCCTCAGATTATAGGAATGCCCACCATGCTTAGCTCTGTTGTTTTCATGGTCACTGTGGTttagatgtttttgtttgtttgttgttttgcagtatttggtttgtactcagggcctcagcttgctagacaggttttctaccatttaagctacacCCCCTGCCCCTTCATTGCTTTTTAAATGAAGCAGACACTAGTATTTCTAGTATTCCCAACAGGCCTTGAATATGTGGACAGAAAATACTGACCTGGCATCCCTGAATCCCTCTGTCTGCCTGGGTCTCCATTACGAGCCTGTGTTCTCATTTGTCtgatcttccctctcttcttcatcTTGCCCTTCCACGGTCTAGCCTCTGGGCCCTTGCTGATGCTGGTCCTCTTGGAAGACACCTTTGCATCTCTTTCACCAATCTGCATTGGTCTCTTTTTCATTGCCCAGCACAAGGGCCTCAGCTTGTAAATTCTTCACTGACTACTTCATCCTGAAGCCTCACATCCGTCTGGAAGCACAATACGACCCTCTGTAACGATGGTGAGGAAGACCAAATCAATTGTAAAGATGTGTGTATGTAGTTACCCTGTGcattcatttgcttttctttactATAGGAAAATTTCCTAGGGCAGGCATTCTAAGACATTCATTTGGCTCACAGAATTGTAGCTGAAAGCGGTGCAGGCTCTGTGGAGAGCCCTCTTTCCTTGACTGTCTTTCCCTGTGGGCCATAAAGCATGTGTGGGATTTAAAAAATTCACATACTTAAACCAGGAAGAGATGCCTTTTTCCTCGTTGGACCTGTGGAAGCAAGATGGGTCACCAGCAGCTGTACTGGAATCACCCCCGAAAATTCGGCCAGGGATCTCGCTCTTGCCGCGTGTGCTCTAACTGCCACGGTCTGATCCAGAAGTATGGGCTCAACGTGTGCCGGCAGTGTTTCCGCCAGTATGCGAAGGACATTGGATTCATTAAGTTGGACTAATCGATCTTTGAACGGATTATCCAAGACATCAAGCCCAATGAAAGACCATAtttgtacataaaataaaaattaaggaaaacttaaaaaaaaaaaaacaaaccagggagAGGCGAGGGGCCCACAATGCCTTTCAAGGATAACCTCCATCTACCTAAAGACCTCCTTCTAGGCCGAAGACCCCACCTGCCACTTTTTACAAAGACAGAACCTTATCCTGTAGCCTGGGCTTGCTTTAACTCAAGATCTTCTTGCCTTGGCCTCCCCAAggctgggattagaggcgtgcTCCACCAAACCACAAAGGCTCCAACTCGTAAAGATCCACCACTCGGTGATGTCACTACCCTGGATGTGCAGTTTCTGACCCATGCACCTTTGAGGAAAACCATTCAAATGGCATAGAAAGCATACATTCCTCCTTTTCAGTCTCCATCCTTCCCCTATCCATCCCCAAGTACCCAGCTAATGCTTGATGAAATTATTTAATCCTCACATACTCATATGCCCTCTGAAGAACTGCACCTGCCGTGTGTGACAACAGATCAGGGTTTGATGTATTAGGGCTCATTGCCAGGCCCTAGCCTATTAGCACTGGGATCTTTCCACCAAGGCCCTAGCTGTGTGCCGCACGCAGGGCTCCGTTTCTGTCTCATTTCATCCAGCTTCTGCTCTAGGAGGCATGAGGAGCTGGGGCTCAACCTCTTCATCCGTAGTGAAGGAACTGAGGTGCAGAGAAGGTGATGGAAGCCACTTCAGGCCACCTTTACTAAGAAAGATTGAAATTGAAACTTGAAATATTCTGGGAAAATGCTGAAGGATGCTTGACTTCCAGAACCCTCCCTTGGGCTCCTGCAAGCATCTTGGCAGAACTGAGGTGAACTAAAGTCCTGTTGCTATCCCATCATGCATAGGGGGCTGCCCAGCCCAGTTCCCATCTGTGACTACATGTGTGCTCTTGGTGGCAGCCTCTCGAGCCATGCCTGGTTTCAGTGTCCATTTGGGTGAATCATAAACCACCAGCCAGCTGTCAGCTCATGATTAACTCCAGTGCAGTGTCAAGCCTGTTTTCTTTGGCTGGGTCACATGGCTGGATTTGAGACATACGTTGCCTCAAAGGCAAAGGTAGACCCACGGGAAAATAGATGTGTAGATTGCAAGTATTCCACAGTGCCAAGGGCTGGCTTCCCCTTCCAACACACCCACGACTGGCAGGGGGCCATCACCTGCTTCAGTGAGGCACATGGAGACCGAGGGAGTGGCAAGTATGCCTAGCTGACCTCAGGGAGCATGGCCCGTGGCAGGTGGCACTGGAGCCTCAGGAAGCCATGTGCTTATCCTTCTCGTGGATCTATAG containing:
- the LOC125360734 gene encoding 40S ribosomal protein S29-like gives rise to the protein MGHQQLYWNHPRKFGQGSRSCRVCSNCHGLIQKYGLNVCRQCFRQYAKDIGFIKLD